From a single Oreochromis niloticus isolate F11D_XX linkage group LG3, O_niloticus_UMD_NMBU, whole genome shotgun sequence genomic region:
- the LOC109198898 gene encoding myelin-oligodendrocyte glycoprotein: protein MGLFMMFRPSVCEVLVIGSNLPIIPAPGDDVILPCHLEPMFDVQGLTVEWSKPDLKPDLSDRLSRVEYVHLYRDRKEVPDMKMASYFRRTELFMDAMKHGNISLKILNVSEEDNGRYRCFIPKLRSRVKAAIVELVVDPKYAKTSTTESPVYPRNFQTPDPRDVSPRNSRSRVFLVVVVTAFVSVVAVTAYFSHRQTK, encoded by the exons ATGGGCCTGTTCATGATGTTCAGGCCTTCAGTGT GTGAGGTTCTGGTGATTGGTTCAAATCTTCCAATCATTCCTGCTCCGGGTGATGATGTCATCCTGCCGTGTCACCTGGAGCCCATGTTCGATGTCCAGGGTCTGACGGTGGAGTGGTCCAAACCCGATCTGAAGCCCGACCTGTCAGACCGGCTGAGCCGAGTGGAGTACGTTCACCTGTACAGGGACAGGAAGGAGGTCCCCGACATGAAGATGGCCTCGTACTTCAGGAGGACGGAGCTGTTCATGGACGCCATGAAACACGGGAACATTTCACTGAAGATCCTGAACGTGTCGGAGGAAGACAACGGCAGATACAGATGCTTCATCCCCAAGCTGAGGAGCCGAGTGAAAGCTGCAATTGTTGAACTTGTAGTCG ATCCAAAGTACGCTAAGACCTCTACGACAGAGAGTCCGGTGTATCCTAGAAACTTCCAAACTCCAGATCCTCGTGACGTGTCTCCAAGAAATA GTCGGTCCAGGGTCTTTCTGGTTGTCGTAGTTACTGCCTTCGTGTCGGTTGTGGCTGTCACTGCGTATTTCTCTCACCGTCAAACAAAAT AA